A section of the Lineus longissimus chromosome 1, tnLinLong1.2, whole genome shotgun sequence genome encodes:
- the LOC135496658 gene encoding histamine H3 receptor-like, whose product MDFSNSTNTVSGTKKATYMYEPLELHWLILGGIAMSALLLTNLGGNFLTMLSFCLDKKLRIVSNMYIINLAVNDILVGVVSIPLYGTSSLLNHYWPFGYPMCKFYIMVDFIACAGSSTSIMLISYDRYLLVTEGINYSVKQTKRKAGIKIGITWAVILPIYGTFTLFYDTFRGYSIAVAGDCNEEFANDEIFNIFLSTFEFLIPLIFITFLNFRVYHNIHKRTKAKVGPMEKTKEISTISGSGSMQPKEENASHVRLLKRDRRAARSLAALVIIYFVCWAPYTIFTVLISLNDQYWNEDDYFMPYESVIWLLWLNSSLNPIMYALTVPAFKRSYKRILCKLWRGKGYNARRDSVGESVC is encoded by the coding sequence AtggatttttcaaattcaacaaacACTGTCTCTGGGACAAAGAaggcaacatacatgtacgaaCCACTTGAGTTACACTGGCTTATTCTTGGAGGAATCGCAATGTCAGCTCTGCTACTGACAAATTTAGGTGGCAACTTTTTGACAATGTTGTCATTTTGTCTTGATAAGAAGCTACGGATTGTTAGCAACATGTACATAATCAACCTTGCCGTGAACGATATTTTGGTCGGTGTAGTCAGCATTCCGTTATATGGAACTTCAAGTCTTCTCAACCATTACTGGCCGTTTGGATATCCTATGTGCAAATTCTATATTATGGTGGATTTTATTGCATGTGCAGGATCATCTACATCCATCATGTTAATCAGCTATGATAGGTATCTCCTCGTGACCGAAGGAATAAACTATTCtgtcaaacaaacaaaaaggAAAGCAGGGATTAAAATTGGCATAACTTGGGCTGTTATTCTTCCGATCTACGGGACCTTCACACTATTTTATGATACTTTCAGAGGATATTCGATCGCTGTAGCTGGAGACTGTAACGAAGAATTCGCcaatgatgaaatattcaatatattTTTATCCACATTTGAGTTTCTTATACCGCTTATTTTCATAACCTTCCTCAACTTTAGAGTCTATCACAATATTCACAAAAGGACGAAAGCAAAAGTCGGACCAATGgagaaaacaaaagaaatctcAACAATTAGTGGTAGTGGGTCAATGCAGCCAAAAGAAGAGAACGCCTCACATGTCAGATTACTAAAGCGTGACAGGCGTGCAGCAAGATCCCTGGCCGCTCTTGTTATCATATACTTCGTATGCTGGGCACCGTATACCATTTTCACTGTCCTAATATCATTAAATGACCAATATTGGAATGAGGACGACTATTTCATGCCATACGAGTCCGTGATTTGGTTATTGTGGCTCAATTCTTCATTGAATCCAATCATGTACGCGTTGACAGTGCCAGCGTTCAAACGGTCATACAAAAGGATTCTGTGTAAGTTATGGCGAGGAAAGGGCTACAATGCTCGACGTGACAGCGTAGGGGAGTCAGTatgttga